Genomic segment of Sinorhizobium meliloti:
CGAGACTTGTATCTGAGGGAACATCTGTTGCTTCAAAACCACGGTTTGCGGCGATGAAGAGGGAAAAGAAGTATTGTGCATCCATGGTCGCTATATCACGACGACTTTTGTGCCGACCTTAACTCTCTCATAGAGATCGACCACGTCCTCGTTACGCATGCGGATACAGCCGGAGGAAACGCCGTAGCCGATCGTCCAGGGTGCATTGGTGCCGTGGATGCGATAGAGCGTCGAGCCCAGATACATGGCGCGAGCCCCGAGCGGATTCTCCGGTCCGCCGTCCATGCGGGCCGGTAGATAGTGGCCCCGCGCTGCCTCACGCGCGATCATTTCCTGCGGCGGCGTCCAGTTGGGCCACTCGGCCTTGCGCGTGATCCTGTGCTCTCCCGCCCATTCGAAGCCCGGCTTGCCGACTCCTACGCCGTAGCGCCGCGCGTCGCCGTTGCCGGTGACGAGATAGAGAAAGCGGTTGTTGGTGTCGATGACGATGGTCCCGGGCTTCTCCTTCGTCTCGTAAGCGACCATCTGCGGGAGGAACTGTGGATCGATTCTCGACTTTGCCGGCTTCTGTCTGCGCGCGATCGAGGCTGGCTGAACGGCCGCGTTGGCGGGGCGGCGGCTGAGCTCGCGCCGCTCGACCCGCTTTCGGGTGGTCGTGGGAACCTGCTGGCGATAGACCACGCGCTTGCCCGTCAGCTGCATCACCCAGGGGGCGGTCAGATCCGGGCTGACGATGACAGGCGGACGGTTTTGATACCGATCCTGTGCGCCTGCAACCCCGGAAAGGATCGAAAAGAAGCATGCGGCAAAACAAAGGGATTTTTTCAGCATCGGACGGACTCGCTACTTGGCCGGAACAATCTGGAGGAGCCCGGGTGAGTTGCCTCGCCAAGGCCCTTGCGTTCAATTCAATGGGGCGGAGCTCTGGGGAAATCGCATGCGCGTTCCAGTGCTCCGGCAATGGCGGGATGCTCTCATCTGTCCGCAACCGAACCGTAAACGGTGCGGCGCTCAAGGGCGGCCTCGGCAATAAAGCTTTGGGTAGGGTTATTCGCCTCTTTATCGATGTGGTTTGCAAATGGTAAATGGAACAAAAGAGAAACGATGGAGAGAGGCGAAATGGCAGCCAGGGGCTTGATTACGGGGGAAGACGGCCTTGATCGCTGTGCCTGGCACGGCAATCTGGAGGATTACCGCCGCTATCATGACGAAGAATGGGGCCGGCCGGTCGCCGATGATCACAGGTTGTTCGAAAAGATATGCCTCGAAGGCTTTCAGTCGGGCCTCTCCTGGCTGACGATCTTGAGAAAGCGCGATGCGTTTCGCGCCGCATTTGCGGGCTTCGATTTCGACAAGGTCGCCGAGTTCGGCGAGGAGGACGTCGAGCGTTGCCTCGCCGATACCGGCATCGTTCGCCATCGCGGCAAGATCGTGTCGACCATCAACAATGCCCGCCGGGCGAAGGAGCTGCGCGCGGAATTCGGTTCGCTGGCGGCCTATTTCTGGTCGCATGAGCCCGATGGAAGCGAGCGTCCGAAGATCGTCGATTTCGAGACCCTCATCGCCAATCCGACGACGCCGGCCTCAGTGCGGATTTCGAAGGATCTGAAGAAGCGTGGCTGGACCTTTGTCGGCCCGACCACCGTCTATGCCTTCATGCAGGCGATGGGCCTCGTCAACGACCATATCGAGGGCTGCTTCTGCCGCGCGCCGATAGAGGACCTGCGCCGGCGCTTCGCACGTCCGGCGGCCTGATTGCCGCATCCGGTAAGAACATCGCCCTCCCATTCAATGGGAGGGCGATGTTCGCTGATAGCAGGTAAATTACTAGGGTTGGGCCGGGTATGGCCTGGCCGATTTGAAGGAGCGGAGCGCGTAGTATATCGCACCCGCTATGGCGACGCCGAAGAACCAACCGTAGACGCCCCACCATGCCGGCATGACGGATGTAAGCCCCGGCAGGATCGAGGAGAAGACGATCCCGATGCCGGCGGCGATCAGCGCGTTGACGTGCCAGCCGTTCTCGAAGCGGAACTCGCCGTGTTCGCGGTAGAGCGCCTCCACATCCACGCGGCCCTTCCGGATGAGGTAGTAGTCGACCATCATGACGCCGAAGATCGGGCCCATCGTATTACCGATCATGTTGACGAAGTGCGCGGCCCCGCCTTCCCAAGGCGCGAATGGATAGAGCGCGAGGGCGATCAGCGCCGCGATATAGCCACCCTTCTTGAAGTCGATGTGCTTGGGAAAGACGTTGGCGAAGTCGAAGGCGGGCGAGACGAAGTTGGCGACGACGTTGATGCCGAGAGTCGCCACCGCGAAGGTCAGTGCGGCGAGCAGCGCCAGGAACCAACTGTCGAACTTGGCCGAGATCTGGTCGGGGTGCAGCAGCACCTCGCCATAGACATTGAAGGCGGCGATGGTTGTAACGCCGGCGACCAGCGAGAACAGGATGAGGTTGACCGGCAGGCCCCAGAGGTTGCCGACCTTCAGCGACCGTTCGCTCGGGCAGTAGCGCGAGAAGTCGCAGAAATTGAGATAGAGCGCGGAGAAATAGGTCACCCAGATCGCGGCCACTGCGCCAAGTGCGGCGAGCGACCCCGGTACGCCGGGCACGCCGGCATTCTTGGTCTTTTCAAGCAACACGTCCATCGGGATCGTGTGGCTGAACGAGAAGCCGCCCGCCTTGACGACGAGATAGATCGCAAGCAGCAGCATCATCACCCAGACTGCTGGACCGGCCCAGTCCTGGAACTTTCGAACAGTCTCCATGCCGTTCTGGATGATCAGCAGTTGAAGACCCCAAACGACGACGTAGCAGACGAGTTCGAGGGTGGAATGACCGAGCATGTGGCTCGACTGGTGGAACTGAAGCAGGCTTTCATTGCGGACAAGCAGCGCGACGATGGCGCCCGAGGCTGCCGCCGTCTGGGCGCCGTACCAAAAGCACGCGACGATGGCGCGGACGATTGCCGGGAAGTTCGCGCCCCAGATACCGAAGGACGCCCGGGCCAGGACCGGGAAGGGCACGCCGGTGCGCACGCCGGCAACGCCGACAAGCTGCATCAGGAAGAAGATGATGAGCGAGCCGATGCCGATCGCCAGGAGAAAGTTCATAAAGCTGCCGCAGAAGAGAAACAGGCTGGCGGCAAGATAGTAGCCCCACAGGCTGTGCACGTCCGATGTCCAGACGTTGAAAATGGAGAATGCGCCCCAGTTGCGTTCTTTGGCGGGCGCGAGGTCTTCGTTATACAATTGTGGAGATGCACCGGGTGGTATCGTCATCGTTTCCCCTCTTGACGTCATGGCACCTGTGCCTATGGAAGAGGAGCTTGCCGCCCGCTGTCAATATCGCTGCGTGCTCAGAGTGCTATAGGGACCTTTGCGCGCCTCATTAAGACGCGCGGCGCTGTAGGAAACGTATCGGAGGTTGCATCCTCTCCACCCTCATCCCTGTGTTTGTCACAGGGATCCAGCAGCGCCGCGTCTGCGGCGCGGGAAGCGTTTTTTCAGCCAAGGACTTGGTCTGGCTGGATTCCTGTGACGAGCACAGGAATGAGGAAATCAAGCAAGCGCGGCCGGTGGCCCGAAACTCAACAGGCCTTAGAGCGGAATGAGGAAAACTGTGCGCCGCCCGCGTGCCGCTCTTCTTGGAATCGATCACGTTCATGCTTTTAGGTCGACCTGACCTAAAAGCATCGTGATCTAGCCGCCATTGCGGGCCAGCCATTCCTTCATCATCCTGATCTCTGCTTCCTGGGCCTTGATGATGTCATCCGCGAGTTTGCGGATCGCTTCGTCCTTGCCGTGTTCGAGCTCGACCTTCGCCATGTCGATCGCTCCCTGGTGGTGAGCGATCATGGCGCGTACGAAATCGAGATCGGCATTGCCGCTGAAGGCGATGTCCATGTCCTTGTGCATCTTGGCGTTCGCCTCGGCGAAGGCCTTGCTCGACGGGGACGCGTCACCCGCCGCGCCGCTCTCTGCCGAACCGTGATGCATGCTGCCGTGGTCGGTTTCCTGCGCCAGCACGGGAACAGCAGCGAGCGTAGCGGCGAGAAACAGGGCAGACAGAGATCGTTTGAGGACCATTTCGTTTCCTTTCATCGAGTCCGCCGCTCACAGGGGCGGACAAAATGCAAAGATGATGGAAATTGGCACGCGCCGTCAGGCGTCCGTATTGTCGCTATCCGGAAGGGCGAACACGCCTTCGAGCGAACCCTCTGCGCCCTCGTCCGTAAGCGTCGAATTGCCGATGCAATAGAGTGGCGAAGGATGTCCCGTTACGCCGCGGACGGTGGTCGAGAAGCAGAAGGACGAGGAGCTTTCCGTCGCCTGTTCCAGAATGTTCAGGATCGTGGACCGGTCGCCTCTGTCATAGGCCCTGACGAGGTCGACGATGCCGCAGGGATTGCGCCGCAGACCGAGGAGGGCAGCGGTTTTGGAACCTATCATGAAAGCGCCGCTGGAAAGGTCGCAGCGCCATGGCTCCACCAGGCAACCCGCCTGCGAGACGCGGCGGGTCCAGGCTCTGTGCGTCTCCGGACTCAAAGGTTTTATGGATCCGGATCCCGGTGTCATGAAGTTCAGCATATCGCTCAGTCCCCATAGTCGCCCTCGATCTGCTGCGTAACCTATACGCGTAAATTGCGAGATATACAATCACGGCATTGTGATCGGGCCGTTCGCGCAGGAACGCATGCAACGCCGCAATGTTCCGCAAGGCCGCACGCGCGCGGTCTTGCGGCTTGTCGCCGCCCTTGCCGCCCCTGCCATGATCCGGTAGGGAAGGCACCGACCAAGCTTGAAGTCCGGAATGCTTTCAATGAATGAAAAACAGAAGAAAACGCAGAAGCTCAGGGCACGCCTGCCGCGCGGCTTCGTCGACCGGTCGGCCGCGGACATTCGCGCCGTCGACGAGATGATCGCGAAAATCCGCGAAGTTTACGAACGTTACGGCTTCGATCCGGTGGAGACGCCGCTTTTCGAATATACCGACGCGCTCGGCAAGTTCCTGCCCGACAGCGACCGGCCGAATGAAGGTGTCTTTTCGCTGACCGACGACGACGACCAGTGGCTGAGCCTGCGCTACGATCTGACTGCGCCTCTCGCACGTCACGTGGCCGAGAATTTCAACGAAATCCAGCTTCCCTATCGTACCTATCGCGCCGGTTACGTTTTCCGCAACGAGAAGCCGGGCCCGGGCCGCTTCCGCCAGTTCATGCAGTTCGATGCCGATACGGTCGGTGCCGCCGGCGTACAGGCCGATGCCGAAATGTGCATGATGATGGCCGACACGATGGAGGCGCTCGGCATTGCCCGCGGCGATTACGTGATCCGCGTCAACAACCGCAAGGTACTCGACGGCGTTCTGGAGGCGATCGGTCTCGGCGGAGTCGAGCAGACGAATACGCGGCTGACGGTGCTGCGCGCCATCGACAAGCTCGACAAGTTCGGTCCGCAAGGCGTGCGGCTGTTGCTGGGTGAAGGGCGCAAGGACGAGAGCGGCGACTTCACCAAGGGCGCCGGGCTGAACGAGGAGCAGATCGGCAAGATCCTTTTCTTCGTTGGGATCACGGACTATGCGAGCAGCGCGGACGATCTGGCGGCGCTCGTCGCCGGAACGGCCCGCGGCGCCGAGGGCGTCACCGAGTTGAACACGATCCGCAGCCTTGTACTCAGCGCCGGCTACGAGGCGGACCGCATCAAGATCGACCCCTCCGTCGTGCGCGGCCTCGAATATTATACCGGCCCGGTCTTCGAAGCGGAGTTGCAGTTCGCCGTCACCAATGAAAAGGGCGAGCAGGTCGTCTTCGGCTCCGTCGGCGGGGGCGGCCGCTACGACGGCCTCGTGTCGCGCTTCATGGGACAGCCGGTACCGGCGACCGGGTTCTCCATCGGCGTGTCGCGGCTGATGACGGCACTCAAGAATCTGGGCAAGCTGGGCGCCGAACAGGTCACCGCTCCGGTTGTCGTTTGCGTCATGGATCGCGATATCGAAAGCATGGGGCGTTACCAGCGCTTCGTGCAGGATCTGCGGCATGCCGGCATCCGCGCCGAAATGTACCAGGGCAACAAGAAGAACTTCGGCGACCAGCTCAAATATGCCGACCGTCGCGGATCGCCGATCGCCGTGATTCAGGGGGGCGACGAGCGCGCCTCCGGCGTTGTGCAGATCAAGGACCTGATCGAAGGCAAGCGCCTTTCGGGCGAAATCGAGGATAATGTCGCCTGGCGCGAGGCGCGTGTCGCGCAGGTTTCCGTCCCGGAAGGCGAACTCGTCGCGAAGGTGCGCGAAATTCTGGCGGAACAGGCCGAGGACCGGAAAAGGGCGGGTTGACCGCAATGCCTCTGATCAATCTTCCCGCCTTTGCCGGCGACCTTCTCGCAGATTTCGAGCGCCGGAACACGCTGCGCGTCGATACGCCGGTCATCCAGCCGGCGGAGCCTTTCCTCGACATGGCCGGCGAAGATCTGCGCCGGCGCATTTTCATGACCGAGAGCGAGACCGGCGAGAGCCTTTGCCTGCGCCCCGAGTTCACCATTCCCGTCTGCCTCCGCCATATCGAGACCGCAACCGGCACGCCGCAGCGTTACGCCTATCTGGGCGAGGTGTTCCGGCAGCGCCGCGAAGGATCGAGTGAATTCTACCAGGCGGGCATCGAAGACCTCGGCGATCCGGATACGGCCGCTGCCGACGCCCGCGTGGTCGGCGACGCTATGTTCGTTCTCGCCAACCGGTTGCCGGGCGAGCGGCTGAACGTGACGCTCGGCGACCAGTCGGTGTTCGAAGCGGTGATTGCCGCATGCGGCCTGCCCGGGGGCTGGCAGAAGCGCCTCATCCATGCCTTCGGCGATCAGAAGCAGTTGGAACGGCTCCTGGCGGCGCTCGCCGATCCGAAGTCGCCCGGCGTCTTCGGTCACGACGTCGAGCGCGTCGCGTCGCTCGGCATGCTCGAGGACGAGGAGCGGCTCGTCGCCCATATCGGCGAGACGATGAAGGCGACCGGCTATTCGACCAATGCGAGCCGCTCGCCCCGCGATATAGCGCGGCGCCTGAAGGAAAAAGTCGAACTCGCCGCCACCCGGCTGGACAAGGAGGCGCTCGGCGTCATGCGCGCGTTCTTGGCTTTCGATCTGCCGCTCGCCGATGCTCCGGCGGCGCTCCACCGCTTCGCCGGCAAGGCGGGCCTGAAGATCGATGATGCGCTGGCGCTTTTCGACGCGCGCGTGGCCGCGCTTGCAAGGACCGGCGCCGATCCCGGCCTGATGCGTTACCGCGCCGCCTTCGGACGGCCGCTTGATTACTACACCGGGCTCGTCTTCGAAATCGGGGTCGAAGGCACGCCGGCGGTGCTCGCCGGCGGCGGCCGGTTCGACCGCCTTTTGACTTTGCTCGGTGCCCGCGAGCATATTCCGGCCGTCGGCTTTTCCCTCTGGCTCGACCGGATAGAACAGGTGATCGCTGCGGGGAGGGCGGAATGACCGTCACCATTGCGCTGCCCTCCAAGGGGCGAATGAAGGATGAGGCCTCGGCGATCTTCGAACGCGCCGGAATGAAGATTGCGGCAGTCGGCAGCGACCGGTCCTATCGCGGCCGCGTTGAAGGGTGGGCCGACGTCGAGATCGCCTATTTGTCCGCCTCGGAAATCGCCCGTGAGATCGGCAGCGGCGCGGTCGATTTCGGCGTCACGGGCGAGGATCTCGTGCGCGAAGGCCTGGCGGACGCCGACACCCGGGTCGACTTCGCCGCCCGGCTCGGCTTCGGTCACGCCGATGTGGTCGTCGCGGTACCCGAGATCTGGTACGACGTCGACACCATGGCCGACCTCGGCGATGTCGCGGCGGACTTCCGCGCCCGCCATGGCCGCCGGCTTGCGATCGCCACCAAATACTGGCGTCTGACGCAGCATTTCTTCTCGGGCAGCCACGGCATCCAGCTCTACCGCATCGTCGAGAGCCTGGGAGCGACCGAAGGCGCGCCCGCGTCCGGCTCCGCCGACATCATCGTCGACATCACCTCGACGGGCTCGACGCTCAAGGCCAACCATCTGAAGATCCTTTCTGACGGCGTGATCCTGCGCTCCGAGGCCTGCCTCGTGCGGGCGCGCAAGGCCGCCCACGAGGGCAATCCGGTGATCGGCCGGATCGTTGCTGCCGTGCAGGCCGTGCTCTGAGCGCGAGGACGGCGAAGGTGAAGACCGGCAAATTTGCCTTCGACCCTGACAAATGCAACCGACGCTCCCTATGTTGGGGCGGCAGACACCCTTTCGATTTCCCACCTAGAGGCATCCGTCATGGCTGATCTTTCTTCGTTTCCGATCACGGCTCGCTGGCCGGCGAAAAGTCCCGATATCATCCAGCTCTATTCGCTCCCGACGCCGAACGGCGTTAAGGTCTCGATCGCGCTCGAAGAACTGGGCCTGGCCTATGAGGCACACCGCATTTCCTTCGATACCAACGAGCAGAAGTCGCCCGAATTCCTGTCGCTCAATCCGAACGGCCGCATTCCGGCGATCATCGATCCGAACGGACCCGACGGAAAGCCGATCGGCCTCTTCGAATCCGGCGCGATTCTGATCTATCTTGCAGAAAAGACCGGCAAGCTTCTCCCGGCGGATGCGGCCCGCCGTTACGAGACGCTGTGCTGGGTGATGTTCCAGATGGGCGGCATCGGACCGATGTTCGGGCAGTTCGGCCATTTCTTCAAATTTGCCGCCGACAAGGTCGCCAACAACCCCTATCCGGTTCAGCGCTATCGCGACGAAGCGAAGCGTCTTCTCGGCGTCCTCGAAGCGCGGCTCGAGGGCCGTCAATGGCTGATGGGGGACGAATACACCATCGCCGACATCGCGACCTATCCTTGGGTGGAAGGGGCTCGCAAATTCTATGGCGGCGCCGAGGTGCTCGACTATAAGAGCTTCCCGAACGTCATGGACTGGGTGGATCGCGGCCTGGCACGCCCCGCCGCCCAAAAGGGCATGGAGATCCCGCGCAAGGAGTAGTTTCGGGCGGGGGCCTCCGCCGGAGATTGACCGGGTGCCGGCCGGGAGGATAGCGATGGGCAGAGACGATTGAGACGGATGGAGCAGGTGTCGGGAAGACTTGTTGTTGTCGGTGGCGGTCAAGCCGCATTCGCTTTGGTCGCCAAGCTTCGCGCCCTCAAGGACATGCGTCCGATCACCGTGGTTGCCGCCGAAGCGAGCCTGCCCTACCAGCGGCCGCCGCTCTCCAAGAAATATCTGCTGCGCGAAATGACCCTCGATCGCCTGCTTTACCGGCCGGAGCCCTGGTATGCGGAGCACGAGGTCGACATACGTCTTTCGACCGCCGCGACGGCGATCGATCGCGCCGCCAAACGCGTGACGCTCAGCGATGGCTCCAAACTTGCCTATGAGACGCTTGCCCTCGCGACCGGCGCCACGCCGCGTCGGCTGCCGGCCGCGGCGGGCGGCGATCTCGCGGGCGTTTTCGTCGTGCGCGATTTCCGGGATGCCGACCGGCTGGCAGAGGAGATGCAGCCCGGCCGGCGGGTGCTGGTCGTCGGTGGAGGTTACATCGGCCTCGAGGCTGCGGCGGTTGCCCGGACCACGGGGCTCGAGGTCACAGTCATCGAAATGGCCGACCGGATCCTTCAGCGTGTCGCCTCCGGCGCCACCTCGGCGATCGTCCGCGAAATTCACCGCTCGCACGGCGTCGATATACGTGAACGCACAGGGCTCCATCGTCTGATCGGCGACAACGGCCGCGTTACGGCGGCGGAACTCTCCGACGGCTCCGTCATTCCCGTCGATATCGTGATCGTCGGCATTGGCGTGGCGGCGAATGATGCGCTGGCGCACGAAGCCGGCATCGAAACCGCAAACGGCATTGTCGTCGACAGCCATGGCCGGACCTCAGATCCAACGATCTTCGCCATGGGCGACTGCGCCGTCCTGCCGTGGGACGGCATGCGCATCCGCCTCGAATCCGTGCAGAATGCCGTCGACCAGGCGGAAGCGGTTGCCGCGGTTCTCGCGGGCAGCACCGAACCCTATGACCCGAAGCCCTGGTTCTGGTCCGACCAGTACGACGTCAAACTGCAGATTGCCGGCTTCGGCCTCGGCCACGACGAGACGCTCGTCCGCCAGGGCCAGCGCGAGGGCAGCGTCTCGGTCTGGTATTTCCGCCAGGGCAAGCTGGTCGCCGTCGATGCTATCAACGACGCCAAGGCCTATGTGACGGGAAAGAAGCTTCTCGAGGCGGGCGCCACGCCGGACCGTGTGCTGCTCGCCAATCCGCAGGTCGATCTGAAGGCATTGCTGACTTAGAGCACTTCCAGGAGAAGTGTGTAACGATTTTCCGTCCGGAAATGCGTTGGACCAAAGGGTCAGAACATTTCAGTGTTTCCATGAAACATTGAAATGCTCCAGCGCGGCCGCATGCGCTCCGGCATTATAAAACAAAAAGGGCGGCTCGAGAGCCGCCCTTCGGATCCGGATGGATCGTGCTAAGGCTGTCGCCTTATCACATCATGTCCATTCCGCCCATTCCGCCCATGCCGCCCGGCATTGCCGGAGCGTCCTTCTTGGGCAGTTCGGCGATCATGGCTTCGGTGGTGATGAGCAGCGAAGCAACCGAGGCTGCGTCCTGAAGCGCGGTGCGAACGACCTTGACCGGGTCGATGATGCCCATGGCGATCATGTCGCCATATTCGCCGGTCTGGGCGTTGTAGCCGAAGTCGTCGGTGTTCTTCTCGAGGATCTTGCCGACAACGATGGATGCTTCGTCGCCAGCGTTTTCGACGATCTGACGGGCCGGAGACTGCAGAGCGCGGCGAACGATGTTGACGCCGGCGTCCTGATCGTCGTTTTCACCCTTGACGGTGATCTTGACGGAAGAACGCAGCAGGGCAACACCGCCGCCCGGTACGATGCCTTCCTGAACTGCAGCGCGCGTCGCGTTGAGGGCGTCGTCGATGCGGTCCTTCTTTTCCTTCACTTCGACTTCCGTCGCACCGC
This window contains:
- a CDS encoding L,D-transpeptidase, which gives rise to MLKKSLCFAACFFSILSGVAGAQDRYQNRPPVIVSPDLTAPWVMQLTGKRVVYRQQVPTTTRKRVERRELSRRPANAAVQPASIARRQKPAKSRIDPQFLPQMVAYETKEKPGTIVIDTNNRFLYLVTGNGDARRYGVGVGKPGFEWAGEHRITRKAEWPNWTPPQEMIAREAARGHYLPARMDGGPENPLGARAMYLGSTLYRIHGTNAPWTIGYGVSSGCIRMRNEDVVDLYERVKVGTKVVVI
- a CDS encoding DNA-3-methyladenine glycosylase I translates to MAARGLITGEDGLDRCAWHGNLEDYRRYHDEEWGRPVADDHRLFEKICLEGFQSGLSWLTILRKRDAFRAAFAGFDFDKVAEFGEEDVERCLADTGIVRHRGKIVSTINNARRAKELRAEFGSLAAYFWSHEPDGSERPKIVDFETLIANPTTPASVRISKDLKKRGWTFVGPTTVYAFMQAMGLVNDHIEGCFCRAPIEDLRRRFARPAA
- a CDS encoding NCS1 family nucleobase:cation symporter-1, which gives rise to MTIPPGASPQLYNEDLAPAKERNWGAFSIFNVWTSDVHSLWGYYLAASLFLFCGSFMNFLLAIGIGSLIIFFLMQLVGVAGVRTGVPFPVLARASFGIWGANFPAIVRAIVACFWYGAQTAAASGAIVALLVRNESLLQFHQSSHMLGHSTLELVCYVVVWGLQLLIIQNGMETVRKFQDWAGPAVWVMMLLLAIYLVVKAGGFSFSHTIPMDVLLEKTKNAGVPGVPGSLAALGAVAAIWVTYFSALYLNFCDFSRYCPSERSLKVGNLWGLPVNLILFSLVAGVTTIAAFNVYGEVLLHPDQISAKFDSWFLALLAALTFAVATLGINVVANFVSPAFDFANVFPKHIDFKKGGYIAALIALALYPFAPWEGGAAHFVNMIGNTMGPIFGVMMVDYYLIRKGRVDVEALYREHGEFRFENGWHVNALIAAGIGIVFSSILPGLTSVMPAWWGVYGWFFGVAIAGAIYYALRSFKSARPYPAQP
- a CDS encoding DUF305 domain-containing protein, which codes for MVLKRSLSALFLAATLAAVPVLAQETDHGSMHHGSAESGAAGDASPSSKAFAEANAKMHKDMDIAFSGNADLDFVRAMIAHHQGAIDMAKVELEHGKDEAIRKLADDIIKAQEAEIRMMKEWLARNGG
- the hisS gene encoding histidine--tRNA ligase; translated protein: MNEKQKKTQKLRARLPRGFVDRSAADIRAVDEMIAKIREVYERYGFDPVETPLFEYTDALGKFLPDSDRPNEGVFSLTDDDDQWLSLRYDLTAPLARHVAENFNEIQLPYRTYRAGYVFRNEKPGPGRFRQFMQFDADTVGAAGVQADAEMCMMMADTMEALGIARGDYVIRVNNRKVLDGVLEAIGLGGVEQTNTRLTVLRAIDKLDKFGPQGVRLLLGEGRKDESGDFTKGAGLNEEQIGKILFFVGITDYASSADDLAALVAGTARGAEGVTELNTIRSLVLSAGYEADRIKIDPSVVRGLEYYTGPVFEAELQFAVTNEKGEQVVFGSVGGGGRYDGLVSRFMGQPVPATGFSIGVSRLMTALKNLGKLGAEQVTAPVVVCVMDRDIESMGRYQRFVQDLRHAGIRAEMYQGNKKNFGDQLKYADRRGSPIAVIQGGDERASGVVQIKDLIEGKRLSGEIEDNVAWREARVAQVSVPEGELVAKVREILAEQAEDRKRAG
- a CDS encoding ATP phosphoribosyltransferase regulatory subunit, which encodes MPLINLPAFAGDLLADFERRNTLRVDTPVIQPAEPFLDMAGEDLRRRIFMTESETGESLCLRPEFTIPVCLRHIETATGTPQRYAYLGEVFRQRREGSSEFYQAGIEDLGDPDTAAADARVVGDAMFVLANRLPGERLNVTLGDQSVFEAVIAACGLPGGWQKRLIHAFGDQKQLERLLAALADPKSPGVFGHDVERVASLGMLEDEERLVAHIGETMKATGYSTNASRSPRDIARRLKEKVELAATRLDKEALGVMRAFLAFDLPLADAPAALHRFAGKAGLKIDDALALFDARVAALARTGADPGLMRYRAAFGRPLDYYTGLVFEIGVEGTPAVLAGGGRFDRLLTLLGAREHIPAVGFSLWLDRIEQVIAAGRAE
- the hisG gene encoding ATP phosphoribosyltransferase; amino-acid sequence: MTVTIALPSKGRMKDEASAIFERAGMKIAAVGSDRSYRGRVEGWADVEIAYLSASEIAREIGSGAVDFGVTGEDLVREGLADADTRVDFAARLGFGHADVVVAVPEIWYDVDTMADLGDVAADFRARHGRRLAIATKYWRLTQHFFSGSHGIQLYRIVESLGATEGAPASGSADIIVDITSTGSTLKANHLKILSDGVILRSEACLVRARKAAHEGNPVIGRIVAAVQAVL
- a CDS encoding glutathione binding-like protein; the protein is MADLSSFPITARWPAKSPDIIQLYSLPTPNGVKVSIALEELGLAYEAHRISFDTNEQKSPEFLSLNPNGRIPAIIDPNGPDGKPIGLFESGAILIYLAEKTGKLLPADAARRYETLCWVMFQMGGIGPMFGQFGHFFKFAADKVANNPYPVQRYRDEAKRLLGVLEARLEGRQWLMGDEYTIADIATYPWVEGARKFYGGAEVLDYKSFPNVMDWVDRGLARPAAQKGMEIPRKE
- a CDS encoding NAD(P)/FAD-dependent oxidoreductase, whose amino-acid sequence is MEQVSGRLVVVGGGQAAFALVAKLRALKDMRPITVVAAEASLPYQRPPLSKKYLLREMTLDRLLYRPEPWYAEHEVDIRLSTAATAIDRAAKRVTLSDGSKLAYETLALATGATPRRLPAAAGGDLAGVFVVRDFRDADRLAEEMQPGRRVLVVGGGYIGLEAAAVARTTGLEVTVIEMADRILQRVASGATSAIVREIHRSHGVDIRERTGLHRLIGDNGRVTAAELSDGSVIPVDIVIVGIGVAANDALAHEAGIETANGIVVDSHGRTSDPTIFAMGDCAVLPWDGMRIRLESVQNAVDQAEAVAAVLAGSTEPYDPKPWFWSDQYDVKLQIAGFGLGHDETLVRQGQREGSVSVWYFRQGKLVAVDAINDAKAYVTGKKLLEAGATPDRVLLANPQVDLKALLT